A genomic window from Salvia hispanica cultivar TCC Black 2014 chromosome 5, UniMelb_Shisp_WGS_1.0, whole genome shotgun sequence includes:
- the LOC125186879 gene encoding transmembrane 9 superfamily member 5-like, with translation MNRRDYGRMAISKSAFVTALLLLLPITIDCANTYNKGDRVPLFVNKIGPLHNPSETYEYYELPFCRPDQVIQKKESFGEVLSGDRLANALYDLRFAVNTTQAVVCPNKLTKADITKFRDAIANDFYYNMYCDDLPLWAYIGKVEDESWKADNKGKKFLLFTHVHFDALYNGHQVIEIHAFSEPSHMVDITEAVDVEVEFTYSMSWKRTSMPYENRMERYARASSLHIIHQSHWFSFANSIVIVILLTGLLTLLLLRHVKNDLRKWSIGDEDEEKEVGWKYIHDDVFRCPTSLPLFSAVLGCGTQLLTMLFILFILAFLGVFQPYSRGTLSSYVFISYILTSAIAGYRSASFYSQYAETGREKSLLFVGILFLGPLLFTSFILNLLAASFGVTAALPLGTICVIVLVYILVSVTLLSLGGVFGHRYKSASPASPVTKKCPREIPSLAWYRKTPAQMFLAGLLPYSAIALELHHFYATIWGYKLYSSPGILFFTFVVLILITAILSVGLTYFQLAAEDHEWHWRSLMRGGSTAIFMFCYCIYFYLHSNMTGLLQTAFFFGYNACICYAFFLMLGAVGFQASLLFVRRIYHAIKSE, from the exons ATGAACCGTCGAGATTACGGCAGAATGGCGATATCGAAATCTGCTTTTGTAACGGCTCTGTTGCTCCTATTGCCCATCACTATTGATTGCGCCAACACCTACAATAAGGGAGATCGCGTGCCCCTTTTCGTCAACAAAATCGGCCCCCTTCACAACCCTAG TGAAACATATGAATATTACGAGCTGCCCTTCTGTCGTCCAG ATCAGGTGATTCAAAAGAAGGAAAGCTTTGGGGAAGTTTTGAGTGGTGATCGCTTAGCAAATGCTTTATATGATTTGAGATTTGCTGTCAACACAACCCAAGCAGTTGTTTGCCCAAACAAGCTAACAAAGGCTGATATAACAAAATTCAGGGATGCTATCGCTAATGACTTTTACTATAACATGTACTGTGATGATCTTCCACTTTGGGCATACATCGGCAAAGTTGAGGATGAAAGCTGGAAAGCCGACAACAAGGGGAAAAAGTTTTTACTCTTTACCCATGTTCACTTTGATGCTCTTTACAATGGACATCAAGTCATAGAAATCCATGCCTTCAGCGAGCCAAGTCATATGGTGGATATAACAGAAGCTGTTGATGTTGAAGTCGAGTTCACTTATTCTATGTCCTGGAAAAGAACCTCTATGCCATATGAGAACAGAATGGAGAGATACGCTAGAGCTTCCTCATTGCATATTATCCACCAAAGTCATTGGTTCTCGTTCGCTAATTCTATTGTCATAGTTATACTGCTCACGGGACTACTTACTTTGCTTTTGCTGCGGCATGTCAAGAATGACTTAAGAAA atGGTCGATTGGAGATGAAGATGAGGAGAAAGAAGTTGGTTGGAAATACATTCACGATGATGTGTTCAGATGCCCAACGAGTCTACCACTGTTCTCTGCAGTTTTGGGCTGTGGTACCCAGTTGTTGACAAT gttattcattttattcattttggcGTTTCTGGGAGTCTTCCAACCGTATAGCCGTGGTACTCTCTCAAGTTATGTGTTCATTTCTTACATTCTTACATCAGCAATTGCGGGCTACAGATCTGCGTCATTTTATAGTCAGTATGCTGAAACTGGACGG GAAAAAAGTCTCCTTTTTGTAGGAATACTGTTCTTAGGTCCTCTGCTCTTCACATCATTCATCCTCAACTTACTGGCTGCATCTTTCGGGGTGACTGCAGCTCTTCCTCTCGGAACGATATGTGTCATTGTTCTcgtatatatactagtatcaGTTACCCTACTTTCCCTAGGAGGAGTGTTTGGGCACCGCTATAAATCTGCTTCCCCGGCCTCACCCGTCACTAAGAAATGTCCACGGGAGATTCCTTCGTTGGCTTGGTACCGGAAGACCCCAGCCCAAATGTTTCTTGCAGGTCTTCTACCTTACAGTGCCATTGCTCTCGAGTTACACCATTTTTATGCTACAATCTGGGGCTATAAACTCTATAGCTCTCCAGGAATTTTATTCTTCACATTCGTAGTCCTTATCTTGATCACTGCTATTTTAAGCGTTGGTTTGACATATTTTCAACTGGCTGCCGAAGACCACGAATGGCATTGGAG GTCTCTAATGCGCGGTGGCTCAACAGCTATCTTCATGTTCTGCTACTGTATATACTTCTACCTGCATTCGAATATGACTGGCCTCTTGCAGACGGCCTTCTTCTTCGGCTACAACGCCTGCATTTGCTACGCGTTTTTCTTGATGCTGGGTGCCGTGGGTTTTCAAGCGTCGTTGCTGTTTGTCCGCCGCATATACCATGCCATCAAGAGTGAGTGA
- the LOC125187918 gene encoding cytochrome b-c1 complex subunit 9-like, with translation MSKLQSGGAWEGMYRLVMRRTPVYVTFVLVGAFVGERAVDRGIHALWEHINVGKRYEDISVLGQRQSEG, from the exons ATGAG TAAGCTTCAGAGCGGCGGCGCGTGGGAGGGCATGTATAGATTGGTCATGCGCCGCACTCCGGTCTATGTCACCTTCGTCCTCGTCGGCGCTTTTGTCGGTGAACGC GCCGTCGATCGTGGAATTCACGCTCTATGGGAACACATCAACGTTGGG AAACGCTATGAGGATATTTCGGTTCTGGGACAGAGACAGTCCGAAGGGTGA
- the LOC125187067 gene encoding cytochrome b-c1 complex subunit 9-like, protein MEPVVRKRGGGAWEGMYRLVMRRTPVYVTFVLVGAFVGERAVDRGIHALWEHINVGKRYEDISVLGQRQSEE, encoded by the exons ATGGAACCGGTAGTTAGGAAGAGGGGCGGCGGCGCGTGGGAGGGTATGTATAGATTGGTCATGCGCCGCACTCCGGTCTATGTCACCTTCGTCCTCGTCGGCGCTTTTGTCGGTGAACGC GCCGTCGATCGTGGAATTCACGCTCTATGGGAACACATCAACGTTGGG AAACGCTATGAGGATATTTCGGTTCTGGGTCAGAGACAGTCCGAAGAGTGA
- the LOC125187917 gene encoding 60S ribosomal protein L10a-1 isoform X2 — MSKLQSEALREAISVIVADAKEKKRNFTETVELQIGLKNYDPQKDKRFSGSVRLPHIPRPKMKICMLGDAQHVEEAEKIGLESMDVEALKKLNKNKKLVKKLAKRYHAFLASEAVIKQIPRLLGPGLNKAGKFPTLVTHQESLESKVNETKATIKFQLKKVLCMGVAVGNLDMEEKQIFQNVQMSVNFLVSLLKKNWQNVRCLFLKSTMGKPQRIF; from the exons ATGAG TAAGCTTCAGAGCGAGGCGCTGAGGGAAGCCATCTCTGTGATTGTTGCAGATGCCAAGGAGAAGAAGCGAAACTTTACAGAGACTGTTGAACTCCAGATTGGACTCAAGAACTATGACCCCCAAAAGGACAAGCGTTTCAGCGGGTCTGTTAGGTTGCCCCATATTCCGAggccaaaaatgaaaatctgCATGCTTGGAGATGCCCAGCATGTTGAGGAG GCGGAGAAGATCGGCCTCGAGTCCATGGATGTGGAAGCACTGAAGAAGTTgaacaaaaacaagaaattggTGAAGAAGCTAGCAAAGAGGTACCACGCTTTCTTGGCATCAGAAGCAGTCATTAAGCAGATTCCACGTCTCTTGGGACCTGGTCTGAACAAGGCAG GTAAGTTCCCCACTCTCGTGACTCACCAGGAGTCTCTTGAATCCAAGGTGAACGAGACCAAGGCTACCATTAAGTTCCAATTGAAGAAGGTGCTCTGCATGGGTGTTGCTGTTGGCAACCTTGATATGGAAGAGAAGCAGATCTTCCAAAACGTGCAAATGAGCGTCAACTTCCTCGTTTCTCTTTTGAAAAAGAATTGGCAAAAT GTGAGGTGCTTGTTCTTGAAGAGCACCATGGGAAAGCCACAACGTATCTTCTGA
- the LOC125186692 gene encoding cytochrome b-c1 complex subunit 9-like yields the protein MEPVVRKRGGGAWEGMYRLVMRRTPVYVTFVLVGAFVGERAVDRGIHALWEHINVGKRYEDISVLGQRQSEE from the exons ATGGAACCGGTAGTTAGGAAGAGGGGCGGCGGCGCGTGGGAGGGTATGTATAGATTGGTCATGCGCCGCACTCCGGTCTATGTCACCTTCGTCCTCGTCGGCGCTTTTGTCGGTGAACGC GCCGTCGATCGTGGAATTCACGCTCTATGGGAACACATCAACGTTGGG AAACGCTATGAGGATATTTCGGTTCTGGGACAGAGACAGTCCGAAGAGTGA